One Lachnospiraceae bacterium C1.1 genomic region harbors:
- a CDS encoding DNA-deoxyinosine glycosylase yields MIEHPIAPVYDENSKILILGSFPSVKSRETAFFYGHPQNRFWKVTSAVFEDKVPETIEEKREFLLRNHIAVWDVIKSCDIEGSADSTIRNVIANDLAQILEKADIRQIFVNGKTAEKYYKKYTRDKIKREAVCLPSTSPANAAWKLDRLIEAWKLIRE; encoded by the coding sequence ATGATAGAACATCCTATAGCGCCTGTTTATGATGAAAATTCAAAAATACTGATACTCGGGAGTTTTCCTTCGGTAAAGTCGAGGGAGACGGCATTTTTTTACGGGCATCCGCAGAACCGCTTCTGGAAGGTAACCTCAGCGGTATTTGAAGATAAAGTCCCGGAGACGATAGAGGAAAAAAGAGAGTTTCTGCTGAGAAATCATATCGCGGTATGGGACGTTATAAAGTCCTGTGATATAGAAGGTTCGGCGGATTCTACGATCAGAAATGTGATCGCGAACGATCTGGCTCAGATATTAGAAAAGGCTGATATCAGGCAGATATTTGTGAATGGCAAAACAGCAGAGAAGTATTATAAGAAATATACGAGGGATAAGATAAAGAGAGAGGCTGTCTGCCTGCCATCGACAAGTCCGGCAAACGCCGCCTGGAAGCTTGACAGGCTGATCGAGGCATGGAAGCTGATAAGGGAGTGA
- a CDS encoding sugar ABC transporter permease: MLSSKNQKNKSQSIAAAVFVTPAVVLLIAFLLVPMLYTIYFSVFRYQIMRPNDITFINIENYVKLFKDPDFWHAFRNTLYFTVIIVPVQSVVALALALLVASKTKGVAVFRTMYFAPQLTSMVVISILWTILYNSNPSTGLINSLLVNLGMEPVNFLSNPRTAMNSIIFMSAWQGAGYQMMIFIAGLQAIPTSHYEAASVDGATAFQKLIYITLPGLKSTIKYVIMITMIQAMKLFTQPYVMTKGGPQNATKTLVYYIYTEGFQEGNFGYACAAAAVFFVIVVTMSLLMKRLTAAKD, encoded by the coding sequence ATGCTAAGTTCGAAAAATCAAAAGAATAAAAGCCAGTCAATAGCAGCAGCGGTATTTGTCACACCGGCAGTTGTCCTCCTGATCGCATTTCTGCTGGTGCCCATGCTTTACACGATATATTTTTCGGTTTTCCGTTACCAGATAATGAGACCGAATGATATAACTTTTATAAATATCGAAAATTACGTGAAACTTTTTAAGGATCCGGATTTCTGGCATGCTTTCAGAAATACCCTTTATTTCACGGTCATCATAGTACCGGTACAGTCGGTAGTCGCACTTGCACTTGCGTTGCTTGTAGCATCAAAGACAAAGGGCGTTGCGGTATTCAGGACAATGTATTTCGCACCGCAGCTTACATCAATGGTAGTTATATCGATCCTTTGGACGATACTGTATAATTCCAATCCGTCCACAGGACTTATAAATTCACTGCTCGTAAATCTCGGAATGGAGCCGGTAAACTTCTTATCAAATCCGAGAACTGCCATGAATTCCATCATATTCATGTCGGCATGGCAGGGTGCAGGATACCAGATGATGATCTTTATCGCAGGACTTCAGGCAATCCCGACTTCACACTATGAGGCGGCATCGGTAGATGGAGCTACGGCATTCCAGAAGCTCATATATATCACGCTTCCGGGACTTAAATCCACGATAAAATACGTAATAATGATAACAATGATACAGGCTATGAAACTTTTCACCCAGCCCTACGTCATGACAAAGGGCGGCCCGCAGAATGCAACGAAAACCCTCGTTTACTATATTTATACAGAGGGCTTCCAGGAAGGTAATTTCGGTTATGCCTGCGCGGCAGCAGCGGTATTTTTCGTTATAGTCGTGACCATGTCGCTATTAATGAAACGTCTGACGGCAGCGAAGGATTAA
- a CDS encoding EAL domain-containing protein, with product MMGKFNFDELTRSAYERQGIAFAIFQYIDDEMLALLVSDGLCCMLDTERSRLLEFLNDDFFGKRDTDGKSNVRDELDDFIKNRSSFDYVYRFWSDEIEEAKLIRMQGSHFTAEDGTELIQMLFINEEGQADGFSGKELEGSNYYDLLTGLPNMSYFMLLAPMHFEDIRQRGENFALISLNLTGMKGFNARYGMEEGDHLLVNFADLLRKKFSNRNCSRFGEDHFYVFTQMDGLDEKIDSLIQDMKTINGGRTLPVRVGIYNKYDANISLSTACDRARMACDRNRTTYISQIVYFTEDMEREILKREYIIKNFEDALEKNYITVHYQPQFRVITGKLCGAEALARWDTPEYGLLMPDDFVPVLEENNLTYKLEEFVLEQICRDFISCGERWLQPVPISFNFSRSDFLMMDPVEMLKELEERTDMPKGFLQIEITEEMLIQDPENMGSIIKGLHENGVRVILDDFGGKYFSLNDLGELHFDVIKIDMQTVKRLNDRTKMIVESFVSLAKGLGIHIMAESVEDQEEADYLKLIGCEIVQGYYYEKPKSFDETLGSRKYQNMRRENLEERAFYEEVGKVNLISEHAGSLVFYNGSKFDVKYRNKRYVEMLKKGGSSSQQILLDTVNSLDTQIGRDFKEGADRAVRTGGNVKYNFTLGSRKYSIETWDIAGYSKGHMLRVFLHDITGTDEERLKGSDEELLKTAALIYNKVYLFDMEKNTVRMIRTDDFVEEDGRGERAISHLFLNDDHIENVYPGDRERYRRFFDRNNIRERLEKNEKKSCFDLFRIKNGRIYRWIWFRFVAVPDTDMKKAMLCLNVVSGDDKDAFVNFIKRFEGLQLEENGGEKKQSKFYKTINDPGFLWKSLMDVGGIRFFWKNQDRRFCGASKSFLDYFGMESFDEIAGKTDAEVGWHPDDEPYRLDEVNVIEHGDIIINSPGKIVVKGEIKNILATKYPLYSDGKIIGLIGYFLDEDVIMNSDAGIYGSLFTDSIPGVLNNRGLLMTIQSYDDNFRVSHVEYALAMISVPEYSRIYVDLGKDKAEELAAKCVQIIREVFGARAAVARTQSCSFMIIDKEITKDEMEERSRISAEKISKIESADENIKEIKVIYSASDGDSYNSLQQLIGNLSADVDNKRRKEYIYDMDEVLEYELPDPYRDLPLPYNIMRPIYENGKVVDAKFVFVNEKYVELCGMNRSDLIGRRYLDCFPSTDPNWLSYGVRAANGETVSGRAYGGALGHWLDFVAVPSSLPGCCLIVYWPIDEEKKKRDQLTKGHATDNAVIRTARYLQGTEGYEEGMKQTLMELGRAIRSERTYIINSGGEIMLEWCDDGIIPHDREVNRGDYWSLGGMKQALKNDSSIVINDVEEVRDWSMPLYRYMKKEDMSCSILTPLYNDNELVGFLGADNYKKDDMINTKRLVEEVSYFVSARTITHNLVTKLDKLSNVDALTGLMNRHGFRQGVTDYMKEHPHETFSLIIVDLDDFKLVNDMYGHGTGDDVLKILAADLTLVFGDEAIIARSGGDEFCVLVKNKNAEETGEYIKELSDMKHSFIFEGKEYPFMLSIGYSEYPKQADNLTTLLQQADAALYAVKSRGKHGYRQYTSDLKLTKRLQLAFNLKMVAKNLPGAVLVYRADGDENILYANDELIRMFECSSLEDFIAYTRGSFRGIVHPDDLEATEQRINFQINNGWDKDYVDYRIRTRSGRVREVIDCGRFVENDLYGKVFYVIIIDKGEWREKTRSVIPEK from the coding sequence ATGATGGGAAAATTTAACTTTGATGAACTGACAAGATCAGCTTATGAAAGACAGGGGATAGCTTTTGCTATTTTTCAATATATTGATGATGAGATGCTGGCGCTCCTGGTATCTGACGGCTTATGCTGTATGCTGGATACAGAACGAAGCAGACTTCTGGAATTCCTGAATGATGATTTCTTCGGAAAACGTGATACGGACGGGAAGAGCAATGTCCGTGACGAACTTGATGATTTCATAAAAAACAGGAGTTCCTTTGACTATGTTTACAGGTTCTGGTCAGATGAAATAGAAGAAGCAAAGCTGATCCGTATGCAGGGGAGCCATTTTACGGCAGAGGACGGAACAGAACTCATTCAGATGCTATTTATAAATGAAGAAGGTCAGGCTGACGGGTTCAGCGGCAAAGAGCTGGAGGGCAGCAATTATTACGATCTGCTGACCGGACTTCCCAACATGTCTTATTTTATGCTCCTTGCTCCGATGCATTTCGAGGACATCAGGCAGCGGGGTGAAAATTTTGCCCTAATCTCCCTGAATCTGACGGGTATGAAGGGATTTAATGCCCGCTACGGCATGGAAGAGGGCGATCATCTGCTCGTAAACTTTGCGGATCTTTTAAGAAAAAAATTCAGCAACAGAAACTGCTCCAGATTTGGAGAGGATCATTTCTACGTATTTACCCAAATGGATGGTCTGGATGAAAAGATAGATTCGCTTATCCAGGATATGAAAACAATCAATGGCGGTCGTACTCTGCCTGTACGCGTCGGAATTTATAATAAATACGATGCAAATATTTCGCTGTCTACAGCCTGTGACAGGGCAAGAATGGCCTGTGACAGAAACAGGACAACCTATATTTCGCAGATCGTCTATTTCACTGAGGATATGGAACGCGAAATTCTCAAAAGGGAATATATAATCAAAAACTTTGAAGACGCTCTTGAAAAAAATTATATAACAGTTCATTATCAGCCGCAGTTCAGAGTGATCACGGGAAAACTCTGCGGAGCGGAGGCACTGGCGCGATGGGACACTCCTGAATACGGTCTGCTCATGCCGGATGATTTTGTCCCGGTACTTGAGGAAAATAATCTGACCTATAAACTGGAGGAGTTTGTACTAGAGCAGATATGCAGGGATTTTATAAGCTGCGGAGAACGCTGGCTGCAGCCGGTTCCGATCTCCTTTAATTTCTCGAGGTCGGATTTCCTTATGATGGATCCGGTGGAAATGCTTAAAGAATTAGAAGAGCGGACCGATATGCCAAAGGGCTTTCTTCAGATAGAGATAACAGAAGAAATGCTCATTCAGGATCCTGAAAATATGGGAAGTATAATAAAAGGCCTTCATGAAAACGGGGTTCGTGTTATATTAGATGATTTTGGAGGCAAATATTTTTCCCTGAATGACTTGGGAGAGCTGCATTTTGATGTGATAAAAATTGATATGCAGACAGTTAAGCGACTGAATGACAGGACAAAAATGATCGTAGAGTCCTTTGTTTCACTGGCAAAAGGGCTCGGAATCCATATAATGGCAGAAAGTGTGGAAGATCAGGAGGAGGCCGATTACCTTAAACTGATCGGTTGTGAAATTGTTCAGGGATATTATTATGAGAAGCCGAAAAGTTTTGATGAGACTTTAGGAAGCCGCAAATATCAGAACATGCGGAGAGAAAATCTCGAGGAGAGAGCTTTTTATGAAGAGGTCGGAAAAGTCAATCTGATCTCAGAGCATGCAGGTTCACTGGTATTTTATAACGGATCGAAATTTGACGTTAAGTATAGAAACAAGCGTTATGTAGAAATGCTGAAAAAGGGTGGAAGCTCTTCACAGCAAATACTTCTCGATACGGTAAATTCCCTTGATACGCAGATAGGAAGAGACTTTAAGGAAGGTGCCGACAGAGCTGTGAGGACCGGCGGAAATGTGAAATATAACTTTACGCTCGGCAGCAGAAAATATTCTATAGAGACCTGGGACATCGCAGGATATTCGAAGGGACATATGCTGCGGGTATTTCTGCACGATATCACAGGAACGGATGAAGAAAGACTTAAGGGGAGCGATGAGGAGCTCCTTAAAACTGCTGCCCTTATTTATAATAAAGTCTATCTTTTTGATATGGAAAAAAATACTGTGCGAATGATCCGCACGGATGATTTTGTAGAGGAAGATGGCAGGGGCGAAAGAGCGATAAGTCATTTATTCTTAAATGACGATCATATAGAAAATGTTTACCCCGGAGACAGGGAACGTTATAGGAGATTCTTTGACAGGAATAATATCAGAGAACGTCTGGAAAAGAATGAAAAGAAAAGCTGTTTTGATCTTTTCAGGATAAAAAACGGCAGGATTTACCGTTGGATATGGTTCCGCTTTGTTGCAGTTCCGGATACTGATATGAAAAAGGCAATGCTCTGTCTGAATGTTGTATCCGGTGATGATAAAGATGCTTTTGTGAATTTTATAAAGAGATTTGAGGGACTGCAGTTAGAAGAAAACGGCGGTGAAAAAAAGCAGTCTAAATTTTATAAAACTATCAATGATCCGGGATTTTTATGGAAATCCCTCATGGATGTGGGCGGCATAAGATTTTTCTGGAAAAATCAGGATAGGAGATTCTGCGGCGCGAGCAAATCTTTTCTTGATTATTTTGGGATGGAATCGTTTGATGAGATTGCGGGAAAGACTGATGCGGAGGTAGGCTGGCACCCGGATGACGAGCCCTACAGATTAGACGAAGTAAATGTCATTGAGCACGGAGACATCATAATTAATTCTCCGGGAAAAATAGTTGTAAAAGGTGAGATAAAAAATATTCTTGCGACTAAATATCCGCTTTATTCAGATGGAAAGATAATCGGACTTATCGGTTATTTCCTTGATGAAGATGTAATTATGAATTCAGATGCAGGGATCTATGGGTCACTATTCACAGATTCGATCCCGGGAGTCTTAAATAACCGCGGACTGCTCATGACGATCCAGAGTTATGATGATAATTTCAGGGTATCTCATGTGGAATACGCGCTGGCGATGATCTCGGTACCTGAATATTCCAGAATATATGTGGATTTAGGAAAGGATAAAGCTGAGGAGCTCGCGGCAAAGTGCGTTCAGATCATCAGGGAGGTCTTTGGAGCGAGAGCGGCTGTTGCAAGGACTCAGAGCTGCAGCTTCATGATCATTGATAAGGAAATTACTAAAGATGAGATGGAGGAGCGCTCAAGGATATCTGCAGAAAAGATTTCTAAAATAGAATCTGCTGATGAAAACATAAAAGAGATAAAGGTTATTTACAGTGCTTCGGACGGCGACTCCTATAATTCGCTCCAGCAGCTTATAGGCAATCTTTCTGCAGACGTAGATAATAAACGGAGGAAAGAGTATATATATGATATGGACGAGGTTTTGGAATATGAGCTTCCTGACCCTTATAGGGATCTGCCTCTGCCGTACAATATCATGCGTCCAATTTATGAAAACGGAAAAGTTGTCGATGCGAAATTTGTTTTTGTAAATGAGAAATACGTTGAACTATGCGGAATGAACAGGTCTGACCTGATCGGAAGGAGATATCTTGACTGCTTTCCTTCGACTGATCCAAACTGGCTGAGCTATGGAGTAAGGGCAGCGAACGGAGAAACGGTCAGTGGAAGAGCCTACGGAGGTGCTTTGGGACATTGGCTTGACTTCGTGGCTGTACCGTCATCTCTGCCGGGCTGCTGCCTCATAGTTTACTGGCCTATAGATGAGGAAAAAAAGAAGAGAGACCAGTTGACAAAGGGTCATGCCACTGATAATGCCGTTATAAGGACAGCACGTTATCTGCAGGGAACAGAGGGCTACGAAGAAGGAATGAAGCAGACCCTCATGGAACTCGGCAGGGCGATCCGTTCAGAGAGGACTTATATAATCAATTCCGGCGGGGAGATCATGCTGGAATGGTGTGATGATGGGATCATTCCTCATGACAGAGAAGTAAACAGGGGTGATTACTGGAGTCTAGGGGGCATGAAACAGGCACTTAAGAATGACAGCAGCATCGTGATAAATGATGTTGAAGAGGTCAGGGACTGGAGTATGCCGCTCTACAGATATATGAAAAAAGAGGATATGTCCTGCTCGATATTAACGCCTTTATATAACGATAATGAGCTGGTAGGTTTCCTCGGTGCCGATAATTATAAAAAAGACGATATGATAAATACCAAGAGACTGGTAGAAGAGGTATCTTATTTTGTATCGGCAAGAACCATTACGCACAATCTTGTCACGAAACTGGATAAACTCAGCAACGTTGATGCATTGACCGGGCTTATGAACAGGCATGGATTCAGACAGGGCGTGACGGATTACATGAAGGAACATCCGCATGAGACATTTTCACTCATAATAGTTGATCTGGATGATTTCAAGCTAGTAAATGATATGTATGGACATGGAACCGGCGATGATGTATTGAAAATACTTGCAGCCGATCTGACACTGGTATTTGGTGATGAAGCCATTATTGCCCGAAGCGGCGGCGATGAGTTCTGTGTGCTTGTTAAAAATAAAAATGCTGAAGAGACCGGGGAGTATATTAAAGAACTTTCGGATATGAAACATAGCTTTATCTTCGAAGGAAAGGAATATCCTTTCATGCTTTCGATCGGTTATTCGGAATATCCTAAGCAGGCAGATAATCTGACCACTCTCCTGCAGCAGGCGGATGCCGCACTTTATGCGGTAAAGTCAAGGGGAAAGCATGGTTATCGTCAGTATACTTCAGACCTCAAGCTTACTAAGAGGCTTCAGCTGGCATTTAATCTGAAAATGGTTGCAAAGAACCTTCCGGGGGCAGTTCTTGTTTATCGCGCAGATGGGGATGAAAATATTCTCTATGCAAATGATGAGCTCATTCGTATGTTTGAATGCAGCAGTCTGGAGGATTTTATCGCCTATACCAGAGGCAGCTTCCGTGGCATCGTACATCCGGACGACCTCGAGGCTACCGAACAGCGAATCAACTTCCAGATAAATAATGGCTGGGACAAGGACTATGTTGACTACCGGATCCGTACAAGGAGCGGCAGGGTCAGGGAAGTTATAGACTGCGGACGTTTTGTTGAGAATGATCTTTACGGAAAGGTATTTTATGTGATCATCATCGATAAAGGCGAATGGAGAGAAAAAACAAGATCGGTCATTCCTGAAAAATAA
- a CDS encoding DUF4422 domain-containing protein, whose product MIHIYVSTHKAYEFPKNPIYIPIQVGRALHDDLGYLPDNRGDNISEKNPYYSELTGIYWAWKNDREADIKGLCHYRRYLMNDQGHLWNEKEIRDTIGPDKPFDIISTKLIKLNYSYYDAFSVDHNAGDLDALAAVVKEKHPEDYAEYEAVVHGSRTYFGNIFICPAEIFDEYASWLFDILFELEKRIDPSKYDGYEKRVYGFLSEVLLLVFIRRHDLRVKECKVAMMGEKKETAEMKDRIAGFFRAKDPEGARKYFMEGLKKKPDLLMETSDIYGELKLCMQMISTAEYEIQSEGRSFLEKNNDLDELIAEFRELNNIMQRKESGLSDEADEKFLRDHDFSKTALEIAEKIAKANKIPGSK is encoded by the coding sequence ATGATCCATATTTATGTTTCAACGCACAAGGCCTATGAATTTCCTAAAAATCCGATATACATTCCGATACAGGTCGGGCGTGCTTTGCATGATGATCTGGGGTATCTTCCGGATAACAGGGGGGATAATATTTCCGAAAAAAACCCATATTACAGCGAGCTTACGGGAATCTACTGGGCCTGGAAAAATGACCGCGAGGCCGATATAAAGGGACTTTGCCATTACCGGAGATACCTCATGAATGATCAAGGTCATCTCTGGAATGAAAAGGAGATACGGGATACCATTGGTCCGGACAAGCCGTTTGATATTATCTCAACCAAGCTTATAAAGCTTAATTACAGCTATTACGATGCCTTTTCAGTGGATCATAATGCCGGGGATCTGGATGCACTTGCGGCGGTTGTGAAAGAAAAGCATCCGGAGGATTATGCCGAATATGAGGCAGTGGTTCATGGCAGCAGAACCTATTTTGGAAATATTTTTATCTGTCCTGCAGAGATTTTTGACGAATATGCCTCATGGCTTTTTGATATTTTATTCGAACTGGAGAAACGCATAGACCCCAGCAAATACGACGGTTATGAAAAAAGGGTATATGGATTTTTGTCAGAAGTCCTGCTCCTTGTTTTTATCAGAAGGCATGATCTAAGGGTAAAAGAATGCAAGGTCGCCATGATGGGTGAGAAAAAAGAGACTGCGGAAATGAAAGACAGGATTGCCGGATTTTTCCGGGCTAAGGATCCGGAGGGCGCCAGAAAATATTTTATGGAAGGCCTCAAAAAAAAGCCTGATCTGCTGATGGAAACTTCGGATATATACGGAGAATTAAAACTCTGCATGCAGATGATATCCACGGCTGAGTATGAAATTCAGTCAGAGGGGAGATCGTTTCTTGAGAAAAACAATGATTTGGATGAGCTTATAGCCGAATTCAGAGAGTTAAATAATATCATGCAGAGAAAAGAAAGCGGTCTGTCAGATGAGGCAGATGAGAAATTTTTAAGAGATCATGATTTTTCAAAAACTGCATTGGAGATAGCAGAAAAAATAGCAAAGGCTAATAAAATTCCCGGTTCAAAATAA
- a CDS encoding cation:proton antiporter, whose protein sequence is MDTLEILRNLAIIIISAKLFGLIARNIKAPQVAGQIIAGLLIGPSLLNLVANDDFLAGMAEIGVILLMFSAGLETDIDKLKKSGLKATILAIAGVSIPLILGTILYMAFYGFVPVGSTKFIEAVFIGTILTATSVSITVQALKELGKISTEIGTTIMSAAIIDDVIGIVVLTAVLGLKDPSANLGAVCIKTVAFFALSIIAGVIIFKVMKAIDRKWPHTRRIPIIGMALALVLAYVADKYFGVADITGAYVAGIILSSLEDSEYIDRKMDISSYMFFGPVFFASVGLQTNLRTVDATILVFSAAFVVVGLLGKVLGCGLVGKIMKYKNSDCLKIGVGMMTRGEVALIVAQRGLKAEIIDSKFFTPVILLIMISSILTPIILKAIYAADAKKMQVVGNNSRHAA, encoded by the coding sequence ATGGATACTTTAGAAATTTTACGAAACCTGGCTATAATCATCATAAGTGCAAAACTTTTTGGTCTTATAGCACGAAATATCAAGGCGCCTCAGGTAGCAGGACAGATAATTGCAGGACTTCTTATCGGACCGTCGCTGTTAAACCTGGTTGCAAATGATGATTTCCTCGCAGGAATGGCCGAGATCGGAGTAATTCTCCTTATGTTCAGTGCCGGACTCGAGACTGATATTGATAAGCTTAAAAAATCCGGTCTGAAAGCTACTATTCTTGCTATTGCCGGAGTTTCAATACCTTTAATTTTAGGTACGATCCTTTACATGGCATTTTATGGATTTGTCCCTGTTGGAAGTACCAAGTTCATTGAAGCAGTATTCATCGGAACAATCCTTACGGCAACTTCTGTAAGTATCACAGTACAGGCACTTAAGGAATTAGGTAAGATTTCTACCGAGATAGGAACTACTATCATGAGCGCAGCGATAATCGATGATGTTATCGGTATTGTCGTTCTTACAGCAGTTCTTGGTCTTAAGGATCCGAGCGCAAATCTCGGTGCAGTATGCATCAAGACAGTTGCATTTTTCGCTTTATCAATCATTGCCGGAGTGATCATCTTCAAGGTAATGAAAGCGATCGACCGCAAATGGCCGCACACCAGAAGAATCCCGATCATCGGTATGGCGCTCGCACTTGTACTTGCTTATGTTGCTGATAAATATTTCGGCGTTGCAGATATCACAGGCGCATACGTTGCCGGAATAATCTTGAGCTCACTTGAGGATTCAGAATATATTGACAGAAAAATGGACATCAGCTCTTACATGTTCTTCGGTCCTGTATTCTTCGCAAGCGTAGGACTTCAGACAAACTTAAGAACAGTAGATGCTACGATCCTCGTATTCTCAGCAGCATTTGTAGTTGTAGGACTTTTAGGAAAAGTTTTAGGATGCGGACTTGTAGGAAAAATAATGAAATACAAGAATTCTGACTGCCTGAAGATCGGCGTCGGAATGATGACAAGAGGCGAGGTTGCGCTTATCGTAGCCCAGAGAGGACTTAAAGCTGAGATCATCGACAGCAAATTCTTCACACCTGTCATTCTCCTTATAATGATCAGCTCGATCCTCACACCTATAATCTTAAAGGCAATTTACGCAGCTGATGCAAAGAAAATGCAGGTAGTTGGAAATAATTCAAGACACGCTGCATAA
- a CDS encoding sugar ABC transporter substrate-binding protein — MKKLISAAMAGIMALSLTACGGATAGSASSAASSETASTAASKAADGAVNLTIWSPTDKESVETWWTEKIGEWNAANPDIQVSREAIDRSDSYAYDNKVATAVTSSSLPDIFFVDGPQVSYYAANGIIQPLDDYFSEEDLKDFVPSTVAQCTYDGKLYAISGTESSVAFYYNKDMLKEAGVDVDDLDSRTVDNPITWSEMREIAEKCTTPEHVGTHIIMDHGEGLPYALEPMYISEGKDYINESGDSADGFVNSDEAVKTSAFLAQLIADGYANIEPITDEFLNKACATMLGGSWDVATLTENADFDWGVTYYPVADDTKKAVSPCGDWSAAISKDCKNVEAAGKFMQWLMNTENVATYAAAIAKPATRNSSYDDPAMADYKEFPLSLMVDQLNNTAVPRPRTPSYASFSTKYAEAMTNIFSAAASDHTVDEAYIKEQLDSVASDFAEDYNTYYAK, encoded by the coding sequence ATGAAAAAGCTAATAAGCGCAGCAATGGCAGGAATCATGGCATTATCACTTACTGCATGCGGAGGAGCAACAGCAGGAAGCGCATCATCCGCAGCATCGTCGGAGACGGCATCCACAGCAGCTTCAAAGGCCGCTGACGGAGCAGTAAACCTCACGATCTGGAGCCCGACGGATAAAGAGTCTGTAGAGACCTGGTGGACAGAAAAGATCGGAGAGTGGAACGCAGCAAATCCCGATATACAGGTTTCAAGAGAAGCGATCGACCGTTCCGACTCCTATGCATATGATAACAAAGTGGCTACGGCAGTTACATCCAGCTCACTTCCGGATATCTTTTTCGTAGACGGACCGCAGGTTTCATACTATGCAGCAAACGGTATCATCCAGCCACTTGATGACTATTTCTCAGAGGAAGATCTGAAAGACTTCGTTCCCTCAACAGTTGCACAGTGCACCTATGATGGAAAGCTTTATGCAATCTCCGGAACAGAATCCTCGGTTGCTTTTTACTATAACAAAGACATGCTGAAAGAGGCTGGTGTTGATGTAGATGATCTCGACAGCAGGACAGTTGATAACCCGATAACCTGGTCAGAGATGAGAGAGATAGCTGAGAAGTGCACAACTCCCGAACATGTTGGAACACATATAATCATGGATCACGGTGAAGGACTTCCTTATGCACTTGAGCCCATGTATATCTCAGAAGGAAAAGATTATATAAATGAAAGCGGTGATTCCGCAGATGGATTCGTAAACAGCGATGAAGCAGTTAAGACAAGTGCTTTCCTTGCACAACTCATAGCAGATGGATATGCAAATATCGAGCCTATCACAGATGAGTTCTTAAATAAGGCATGCGCAACAATGCTCGGTGGTTCATGGGATGTTGCAACTCTTACAGAAAATGCTGATTTTGACTGGGGTGTTACATATTATCCGGTAGCCGATGATACCAAAAAGGCAGTTTCACCCTGCGGTGACTGGTCGGCTGCAATATCAAAAGACTGCAAAAACGTGGAAGCAGCAGGAAAATTCATGCAGTGGCTCATGAACACGGAAAATGTTGCAACCTATGCGGCAGCGATCGCAAAGCCTGCAACCAGAAATTCATCATATGATGATCCTGCAATGGCTGACTATAAAGAGTTCCCACTCTCACTTATGGTAGATCAGCTTAACAATACGGCAGTTCCCCGCCCCCGTACTCCATCCTATGCTTCCTTCTCAACAAAGTATGCAGAGGCAATGACAAATATCTTCTCGGCAGCAGCATCAGACCACACTGTTGATGAAGCGTATATCAAAGAACAGCTCGACAGCGTAGCATCAGACTTTGCGGAAGACTATAACACCTATTACGCAAAATAA